A window of Cryptomeria japonica chromosome 3, Sugi_1.0, whole genome shotgun sequence contains these coding sequences:
- the LOC131071692 gene encoding probable carboxylesterase 6, translating to MDTVSVDGRRRKSHCRDIARGRSVEEELEGFLRVYNDGSVERFSYAVSNVAASEAAEEPVASKDVVMDSRTGVWARFYLPRKAVSRGSRVPLVIYFHGGGFVLGSPAWSIYHVFMCRLASETNSMIMSVAYRLAPEHRLPVAYDDCFTAVTWLRQRHSRESWLSSHADFSRCFLAGDSAGGNIAHHVALRCAEVDVKPLEMRGLILLQPFFGAESPCQLETLVEDPNLSQRWVEVFWKLSLPVGAKRDHPACNPLSQPVARFDLPPVVVCISERDLLKQRNMDYYHALKAAGKNVSCVVFKGVGHAFQVLNPDSQQIADLTKLLLHFISSRNSA from the coding sequence ATGGACACGGTTTCGGTAGATGGGCGTCGTAGGAAAAGTCACTGTCGTGATATAGCAAGAGGGAGATCAGTGGAAGAGGAGCTCGAAGGCTTTTTGAGAGTGTACAACGACGGTTCTGTTGAGAGATTCTCCTACGCTGTGTCGAATGTGGCGGCATCGGAGGCGGCAGAAGAGCCCGTGGCTTCCAAGGACGTTGTAATGGACTCGCGTACTGGTGTGTGGGCGCGCTTCTACCTTCCCAGAAAAGCAGTTTCGCGGGGAAGTAGGGTGCCTCTTGTAATTTACTTCCACGGCGGCGGCTTTGTGCTGGGGTCCCCCGCATGGTCTATTTACCACGTATTCATGTGCAGATTGGCTTCGGAAACAAATTCTATGATAATGTCGGTTGCCTACAGGCTGGCCCCCGAGCACCGTCTTCCTGTAGCGTATGACGATTGCTTCACCGCCGTCACGTGGCTCCGGCAACGACATTCTCGTGAGTCCTGGTTATCATCGCACGCCGACTTCTCGCGCTGCTTTTTGGCCGGCGATAGTGCGGGAGGTAACATCGCTCATCACGTGGCATTGCGGTGTGCAGAGGTGGATGTGAAACCGCTGGAGATGAGAGGACTCATTCTTCTTCAGCCCTTCTTCGGGGCAGAAAGTCCATGTCAATTGGAGACGCTGGTGGAGGACCCAAATCTTTCGCAGCGGTGGGTGGAGGTGTTTTGGAAGCTGTCGTTGCCGGTGGGAGCGAAGAGAGACCATCCTGCCTGTAATCCGCTCTCTCAGCCGGTTGCTCGATTTGATTTGCCCCCCGTGGTGGTTTGCATCTCGGAAAGAGACCTGCTGAAACAGAGGAACATGGATTATTACCATGCCCTCAAAGCAGCTGGGAAAAATGTGAGTTGTGTTGTTTTCAAGGGCGTAGGTCACGCCTTCCAAGTGTTGAATCCTGATTCTCAGCAGATCGCCGACTTGACAAAGCTCTTACTTCACTTCATTAGCAGTCGGAACTCGGCCTAA